In Streptomyces alboniger, the following are encoded in one genomic region:
- the snpA gene encoding snapalysin produces the protein MNKTRTGVLAALGTAALVATLTAPTAFAAPAPASAPADKSAGQSAPAFRTSAYASSSYNGESQAANRQFFEAVMKSALKKQSAKPGIQAVTVTYSTRRAPSFRSQIAQSTQIWNSSVSNVKLQEGSSGTDFEYREGNDSRGSYAYTDGRGHGYIFLDYRQNQQYNSLRVTSHETGHVLGLPDHYSGPCSELMSGGGPGPSCTNARPNAQERQRVDSIWARGVAVLKDEGELTKIR, from the coding sequence CAGAACGGGCGTCCTCGCCGCCCTCGGCACCGCGGCGCTCGTGGCCACCCTGACCGCCCCCACGGCGTTCGCGGCCCCCGCCCCCGCGTCGGCCCCCGCCGACAAGAGCGCCGGCCAGTCCGCCCCCGCGTTCCGGACATCGGCGTACGCCTCGTCCTCGTACAACGGCGAGAGCCAGGCCGCCAACCGGCAGTTCTTCGAAGCCGTCATGAAGTCGGCGCTGAAGAAGCAGTCGGCGAAGCCCGGCATCCAGGCCGTCACCGTCACCTACAGCACGCGCAGGGCCCCGAGCTTCCGCAGTCAGATAGCCCAGAGCACCCAGATCTGGAACTCCTCGGTCAGCAACGTGAAGCTCCAGGAGGGCAGCTCCGGGACCGACTTCGAGTACCGCGAGGGCAATGACTCCAGGGGCTCCTACGCCTACACCGACGGGCGCGGGCACGGCTACATCTTCCTGGACTACCGGCAGAACCAGCAGTACAACTCCCTGCGCGTGACGTCCCACGAGACGGGCCACGTCCTCGGGCTGCCCGACCACTACTCGGGCCCGTGCAGCGAGCTGATGTCCGGCGGCGGGCCCGGCCCGTCGTGCACCAACGCGCGGCCCAACGCCCAGGAACGGCAGCGGGTCGACAGCATCTGGGCCCGCGGGGTCGCCGTCCTCAAGGACGAGGGCGAGCTGACGAAGATCCGCTGA
- a CDS encoding transglycosylase domain-containing protein yields the protein MGTHAQGKQPGRRGRRRRVRTGLQGLLKRLELPVFSGLLERLRHLKRPGGQARPVRPARRARRRFLDYPRSGREGIRRWLPSWRQLFGATGLLVLVTTALFVTVYVSVDIPDENEAARREANVYYWSDGSQMVSTGEVNRQIVELDQIAPSAVDAVIAAENETFYEDSGVSPTGLLRAAVAMVGGGEKQGGSTITQQYVKNTYLSQDQTVTRKVKEFVIALKVDRKKSKDEILKGYLNTSWFGRGANGIEAAAHAYYGIPAKKLNPSQGAMLAALLKGAELYDPAGGPGNDRRARERWAWILDRQVEVGLMTKKERAKYRTFPEPRRQSRSTSLGGQTGYLVDIANRYVKQHTGLTDEELARGGHKIHTTFDRGRTRDLERAVRGVLKRDLAPTTRPADKHVQVGAASVRPSDGALVALYGGPDATEHFTNNADTSGVPVGSAFKPFVLAAALQHGVSIGADSHYAPDGTLRRSKGKPDPDHPTLGAALHTGGNATYVRLGEDIGREQVRRTAIDAGLLPESMAPLEPTFSVGTSTPSAIRMATAYGTFANGGLRHAPYSVTKVVKDGASLPGLERPGPGRAMDEGVAREVTDALRAGAEDLGPGVAAGRTGDQDRLRTAWCAGFTRDLSTAVTVFRVRRGQSALLPMSGVGGDKSGRGNALPPRIWSAYAEAGGGR from the coding sequence ATGGGGACTCATGCTCAGGGGAAGCAGCCGGGCCGCCGCGGCCGGCGCCGCCGTGTGCGGACGGGCCTCCAGGGGCTCCTGAAGCGCCTGGAACTGCCGGTCTTTTCGGGGCTCCTGGAGCGGCTGCGGCACCTGAAGCGCCCCGGCGGTCAGGCCCGTCCGGTCCGCCCCGCCCGCCGGGCCCGCCGCCGCTTCCTGGACTACCCCCGCTCCGGCCGCGAGGGCATACGCCGCTGGCTGCCCTCCTGGCGGCAGCTGTTCGGCGCCACCGGCCTCCTCGTCCTCGTCACCACGGCGCTCTTCGTCACCGTGTACGTCAGCGTGGACATCCCCGACGAGAACGAGGCGGCCCGCCGCGAGGCCAACGTCTACTACTGGTCCGACGGCTCCCAGATGGTGAGCACCGGCGAGGTCAACCGGCAGATCGTGGAGCTGGACCAGATCGCCCCGTCCGCCGTGGACGCCGTGATTGCCGCCGAGAACGAGACGTTCTACGAGGACTCGGGGGTCTCCCCCACCGGCCTGCTGAGGGCGGCCGTCGCCATGGTCGGCGGGGGTGAGAAGCAGGGCGGCTCCACCATCACCCAGCAGTACGTGAAGAACACCTACCTCTCGCAGGACCAGACCGTCACGCGGAAGGTCAAGGAGTTCGTCATCGCGCTGAAGGTGGACCGCAAGAAGAGCAAGGACGAGATCCTCAAGGGGTACCTCAACACCAGCTGGTTCGGGCGCGGGGCCAACGGCATCGAGGCGGCGGCCCACGCCTACTACGGCATCCCCGCCAAGAAGCTGAACCCCAGCCAGGGAGCCATGCTCGCCGCACTGCTGAAGGGCGCCGAGCTGTACGACCCGGCGGGCGGACCGGGAAACGACCGGCGGGCGCGCGAGCGCTGGGCGTGGATCCTGGACCGGCAGGTCGAGGTGGGCCTGATGACGAAGAAGGAGCGGGCGAAGTACCGCACCTTCCCCGAGCCGCGCAGGCAGTCGCGCTCCACCAGCCTCGGCGGCCAGACCGGCTACCTCGTCGACATCGCCAACCGGTACGTCAAGCAGCACACCGGCCTCACCGACGAGGAGCTGGCCCGCGGCGGCCACAAGATCCACACCACCTTCGACCGGGGCAGGACCCGGGACCTGGAGCGCGCCGTGCGCGGCGTGCTGAAGCGCGACCTCGCGCCGACAACGCGCCCCGCCGACAAGCACGTACAGGTCGGCGCCGCGTCCGTACGCCCGTCCGACGGGGCGCTGGTGGCGCTGTACGGCGGCCCCGACGCCACCGAGCACTTCACCAACAACGCGGATACGTCCGGCGTCCCGGTCGGCTCGGCCTTCAAGCCGTTCGTGCTCGCCGCCGCGCTCCAGCACGGCGTATCCATAGGGGCAGACAGCCACTACGCCCCCGACGGCACCCTGCGCCGCTCCAAGGGAAAGCCGGACCCCGACCACCCCACGCTCGGCGCGGCCCTGCACACCGGCGGCAACGCCACCTACGTACGCCTCGGTGAGGACATCGGCCGGGAGCAGGTGCGCCGCACCGCCATCGACGCGGGGCTGCTGCCGGAGAGCATGGCCCCTCTGGAACCGACCTTCTCCGTCGGCACGTCGACGCCCAGCGCGATCCGGATGGCCACCGCCTACGGCACGTTCGCCAACGGCGGGCTGCGGCACGCCCCGTACTCGGTCACCAAGGTCGTCAAGGACGGCGCGAGCCTGCCCGGTCTTGAGCGGCCGGGGCCGGGGCGCGCGATGGACGAGGGTGTGGCCCGCGAGGTCACGGACGCCCTGCGCGCGGGCGCCGAGGACCTCGGCCCCGGGGTCGCGGCGGGCCGCACGGGCGACCAGGACCGGCTGCGGACGGCGTGGTGCGCGGGGTTCACGCGGGACCTCTCGACGGCGGTGACCGTATTCCGCGTGCGCCGGGGCCAGTCGGCGCTGCTGCCGATGTCGGGGGTCGGCGGGGACAAGTCGGGGCGCGGGAACGCGCTTCCGCCCAGGATCTGGAGCGCGTACGCGGAGGCCGGAGGCGGCCGTTGA
- a CDS encoding MerR family transcriptional regulator: MNAQPHDELLSIGVFAARARLSPKALRLYDRLGLLEPAYVDEVSGYRYYRVDQVERARTVALLRRLDMPLAGIAEMVRLDGERAALSLDAYWAGIEERFAEQRTLAAYLRGRLSGRNAELYATFEVKTVDVPETHVLSETRHVVAGELAAWIGPSAERLEKAAKECGGIAAPHFVVYHADVTEESDGPAESCVPVVDAEAARAWAAAQGRASDAKVRVEPAHRLAYTRITKAQVAYPQIIAAYDAVEAWAAERGLTITGPCREVYFADWGRSGPEDEVCDVAFPVSAG; this comes from the coding sequence GTGAACGCGCAACCGCATGACGAACTGCTCTCCATCGGCGTGTTCGCCGCCCGCGCCCGGCTCTCGCCGAAGGCGCTGCGGCTCTACGACCGGCTCGGGCTCCTGGAGCCCGCGTACGTCGACGAGGTCAGTGGCTACCGCTACTACCGCGTGGACCAGGTCGAGCGCGCCCGCACGGTCGCGCTGCTGCGCCGGCTCGACATGCCGCTCGCGGGCATCGCCGAGATGGTGCGGCTCGACGGGGAGCGGGCGGCGCTCTCGCTCGACGCCTACTGGGCGGGGATCGAGGAGCGCTTCGCCGAACAGCGGACGCTCGCGGCCTACCTCCGTGGACGACTTTCGGGAAGGAACGCCGAGTTGTACGCGACATTCGAAGTGAAGACCGTGGACGTGCCGGAGACGCACGTCCTCAGTGAGACCCGGCACGTGGTCGCCGGGGAGCTGGCCGCCTGGATCGGCCCCTCGGCCGAGCGTCTGGAGAAGGCCGCGAAGGAGTGCGGGGGCATCGCCGCCCCGCACTTCGTCGTCTACCACGCGGACGTGACCGAGGAGAGCGACGGGCCCGCCGAGTCGTGCGTGCCGGTCGTGGACGCCGAGGCGGCCCGGGCCTGGGCGGCCGCGCAGGGGCGCGCCTCGGACGCCAAGGTCCGCGTGGAGCCCGCACACCGCCTGGCCTACACCCGGATCACCAAGGCGCAGGTCGCCTATCCGCAGATCATCGCGGCCTACGACGCCGTGGAGGCCTGGGCCGCCGAGCGGGGGCTGACCATCACGGGACCGTGCCGCGAGGTGTACTTCGCGGACTGGGGGCGCAGCGGCCCGGAGGACGAGGTGTGTGACGTGGCGTTCCCGGTCTCGGCCGGATAG
- a CDS encoding S1 family peptidase: MGDGDGKRGVAAGGVKPCAAQGSWRVRLRRWAASGSGDVLGAGVLFGSDRVLTCAHVVRDPATGLRPDRVQVEFPLLQGLTRTPHRTATVAAGHWVPPFGKAQGDLAVLVLDEPAPVPSPVRLHRTLDYRGAPVLIDGFPEFQSGGQWLTGACMGPGGEGDERVQIDLTGAGRLRGGFSGSGVREEGGDRLLGIVVQADESGEHGYMIPAATVAKYFRRFAERYVTGPHAVPGHRVVSAEAARAARPHGLQRTVARWLNADQDAWDTEVLFIAEDDERARQALYVVLNMADREQAPQLAAGPLDFDVGEPSATPLLSRAGIAPRVGSIGLVLDLEDVALDEPSRPELREAMAVLRHELRHAARPRTSSPRRPAVAVLYADRSPTEPAAAVRILRELADGGARLLLVVRDATHGFPYAVAEHLLPAERAAQWLQRIGARVDVLADAERRARRLFHRVEPHVVDPPAATAYAARAALWTVQLSNELRPLAGRGGPRFLEKLSYAEQAVDTYLLRAEAAESELRQVLDEHLRLRGLLRDHLARLAGRGLAEHPAAVGPYREAQQLLMAGPCPLADAERAVEAFARVVRRLAEAEGGA; the protein is encoded by the coding sequence ATGGGGGACGGGGACGGTAAGCGCGGAGTAGCGGCCGGGGGCGTCAAGCCCTGTGCGGCTCAAGGGAGTTGGCGCGTCCGGCTGCGGCGGTGGGCCGCGTCGGGGAGCGGCGACGTGCTCGGCGCGGGGGTGCTGTTCGGCAGCGATCGCGTGCTGACCTGTGCCCATGTCGTACGCGACCCCGCGACGGGCCTGCGCCCCGATCGCGTACAGGTCGAGTTCCCGCTGCTCCAGGGCCTGACCCGCACCCCGCACCGCACCGCGACCGTGGCGGCCGGGCACTGGGTACCGCCCTTCGGCAAGGCGCAGGGCGACCTGGCGGTGCTCGTCCTGGACGAGCCCGCGCCGGTGCCGTCGCCGGTCAGGCTGCACCGCACGCTGGACTACCGGGGCGCCCCGGTGCTCATCGACGGCTTCCCCGAGTTCCAGTCGGGCGGCCAGTGGCTCACGGGCGCGTGCATGGGGCCCGGCGGCGAGGGCGACGAGCGGGTGCAGATCGACCTCACGGGGGCGGGCAGGCTGCGAGGCGGGTTCAGCGGCTCCGGGGTGCGCGAGGAGGGCGGCGACCGGCTGCTCGGCATCGTCGTGCAGGCCGACGAGAGCGGTGAGCACGGGTACATGATCCCGGCGGCCACGGTCGCCAAGTACTTCCGCCGGTTCGCCGAGCGGTACGTGACGGGGCCGCACGCCGTCCCCGGCCACCGTGTCGTCTCGGCCGAGGCGGCCCGCGCGGCCCGCCCGCACGGCCTCCAGCGCACGGTGGCCCGCTGGCTGAACGCCGACCAGGACGCCTGGGACACCGAGGTCCTCTTCATCGCCGAGGACGACGAGCGGGCCCGCCAGGCGCTGTACGTCGTCCTGAACATGGCCGACAGGGAACAGGCCCCGCAACTGGCGGCCGGTCCCCTGGACTTCGACGTGGGCGAGCCCAGTGCCACGCCGCTCCTGTCCCGCGCCGGGATCGCGCCGCGCGTCGGGAGCATCGGGCTCGTACTGGATCTGGAGGACGTCGCCCTCGACGAGCCCTCCCGGCCCGAACTGCGCGAGGCCATGGCCGTGTTGCGGCACGAGCTGCGGCACGCGGCGCGGCCGCGCACCAGTTCGCCCCGCCGCCCCGCCGTCGCCGTGCTGTACGCCGACCGGTCCCCCACCGAACCGGCGGCCGCCGTGCGGATCCTGCGCGAACTGGCCGACGGCGGAGCGCGGTTGCTGCTGGTCGTGCGCGACGCCACGCACGGCTTCCCGTACGCGGTGGCCGAGCATTTACTGCCCGCCGAGCGGGCCGCGCAGTGGTTGCAGCGGATCGGCGCCCGCGTCGACGTCCTCGCCGACGCCGAGCGGCGCGCGCGGCGCCTCTTCCACCGCGTGGAGCCGCACGTCGTGGACCCGCCGGCCGCCACCGCGTACGCGGCGCGGGCCGCGCTGTGGACGGTGCAGCTCAGCAACGAACTGCGGCCCCTCGCCGGGCGGGGCGGACCGCGCTTCCTGGAGAAGCTCTCGTACGCCGAACAGGCCGTGGACACCTACCTGTTGCGGGCCGAGGCCGCCGAGAGCGAGCTGCGGCAGGTACTGGACGAGCATCTGCGGCTGCGCGGGCTGCTCCGCGACCACCTGGCGCGCCTCGCCGGGCGCGGCCTGGCCGAGCACCCCGCCGCCGTCGGCCCCTACCGCGAGGCGCAGCAGCTCCTGATGGCCGGGCCGTGCCCGCTCGCCGACGCGGAGCGGGCGGTGGAGGCGTTCGCGCGGGTGGTGCGGCGGCTCGCCGAGGCGGAGGGCGGCGCGTGA
- a CDS encoding tetratricopeptide repeat protein — protein MSPVRPCPHPGCAGTLTPTGYCLAGGERVDPATGRHSTEPYPAHPSSPAHPSYPSSCQESSQRWIVEPGLAAAPPPRPARVTLPAENPDPTVLPEITLRDRADSEGAGLAAPSGLPLPPGTLLGGQYRLVRALGYGGMGEVCLARDTNVDDRAVAIKMLHAELAEDSYRLLKGERRELVELNHDGFIRVFNYGHHPGVGDFLVLQYVDGLNLEEVRARAREHPEEFGHERFREFALAYGVRILAGLAYLHAPERGKVYGDLKPPNVMHDGSTTKLIDVGSVRRAGAPGLTTPLYRAPSVGAHGESESQDDLFSLGETLRTLCGLGATRHDLADLAALGPLDDASAGHRGLGLVSLARALRRATRTRRADRFANAREMSEQLRGVFRELRSLRTGAETFEPSPLFLQSAYALDGGLGAAPEVSRWAAPPSAPRYPPPGPPEVARRLPVPRPDPDDDHHGELSRLSDDDPAALLQHTGDWRDSPEVHLLRCRLRLRLAPDTDPDALPAAETALALAEDAIGPAKAPYDWRLDWHRGLLALARSRVAEARDRFDRVYGAIPGEYAPKLALGHCAEHLRRPHEALTFYEAVRLRNPSLGSAAFGAARARLALGGPDALADAIAALDAVPQHSRHRTAARTAAVRIHADHARDADGLGTALRGLAGLFSAHGLTDEQARVRMKAEVWGVAHRLLAPPDGAPRMTGAELRAVAARADPLLEFPPDERRLRKDLSRFYRGLALQAARDAPPRDTEVPLAELLLDRAYAVRPFALRHHRDTPWPGKKIRNWIRNNAPTQQGG, from the coding sequence GTGAGCCCGGTCAGGCCCTGCCCGCACCCCGGCTGCGCGGGCACCCTCACGCCCACCGGGTACTGCCTGGCCGGCGGGGAGCGCGTGGACCCTGCCACCGGGCGGCACTCCACGGAGCCGTACCCCGCGCACCCATCGAGTCCCGCGCACCCTTCGTATCCTTCCTCCTGCCAGGAGTCCTCCCAGCGCTGGATCGTCGAGCCGGGCCTCGCCGCCGCTCCCCCGCCCCGCCCCGCCCGCGTCACGCTCCCCGCGGAGAACCCCGACCCCACGGTCCTGCCCGAGATCACCCTGCGGGACCGCGCGGACAGCGAGGGCGCCGGTCTCGCGGCGCCGAGCGGGCTTCCGCTGCCGCCCGGCACGCTGCTCGGCGGCCAGTACCGCCTGGTGCGGGCCCTCGGCTACGGCGGGATGGGCGAGGTGTGCCTCGCCCGCGACACCAACGTCGATGACCGCGCCGTCGCCATCAAGATGCTCCACGCGGAGCTGGCCGAGGACTCGTACCGCCTCCTCAAGGGCGAGCGCAGAGAGCTGGTCGAGCTGAACCACGACGGTTTCATCCGGGTGTTCAACTACGGGCACCACCCGGGGGTGGGGGACTTCCTGGTCCTCCAGTACGTCGACGGGCTCAACCTCGAAGAGGTGCGGGCCCGCGCCCGCGAGCACCCGGAGGAGTTCGGCCACGAGCGGTTCCGGGAGTTCGCGCTCGCGTACGGCGTACGGATCCTGGCCGGGCTCGCGTATCTGCACGCCCCCGAGCGCGGCAAGGTCTACGGCGATCTGAAGCCCCCCAACGTCATGCACGACGGCTCCACCACCAAGCTCATCGACGTCGGAAGCGTGCGCCGCGCGGGCGCGCCCGGCCTCACCACCCCGCTCTACCGCGCCCCCAGCGTCGGTGCCCACGGCGAGTCGGAGTCGCAGGACGACCTGTTCAGCCTCGGCGAGACGCTGCGCACCCTGTGCGGCCTCGGCGCGACCCGCCACGACCTCGCGGACCTGGCCGCGCTCGGCCCGCTGGACGACGCGTCCGCCGGGCACCGCGGGCTCGGCCTGGTCTCCCTCGCCCGGGCCCTGCGCCGCGCCACCCGCACCCGGCGCGCCGACCGCTTCGCCAACGCCCGCGAGATGTCCGAGCAACTCCGCGGCGTCTTCCGGGAGTTGAGGTCGCTGCGGACGGGCGCGGAGACCTTCGAGCCGTCGCCGCTCTTCCTCCAGTCCGCGTACGCCCTCGACGGCGGGCTCGGCGCCGCCCCCGAGGTGTCCCGCTGGGCGGCCCCGCCCTCCGCGCCCCGCTACCCCCCTCCCGGCCCGCCCGAGGTCGCCCGGCGCCTGCCCGTGCCGCGCCCCGACCCGGACGACGACCACCACGGCGAACTGAGCAGGCTCAGCGACGACGACCCCGCGGCGCTGCTCCAGCACACCGGCGACTGGCGGGACTCCCCCGAGGTGCACCTGCTGCGCTGCCGTCTGCGGCTGCGGCTCGCGCCGGACACCGACCCCGACGCCCTGCCCGCCGCCGAGACCGCGCTGGCCCTGGCCGAGGACGCCATAGGCCCCGCGAAGGCCCCGTACGACTGGCGCCTCGACTGGCACCGCGGCCTGCTCGCGCTCGCCCGCTCCCGCGTCGCCGAGGCCCGCGACCGTTTCGACCGGGTGTACGGCGCGATCCCCGGGGAGTACGCGCCGAAGCTGGCCCTCGGGCACTGCGCCGAGCACCTGCGGCGGCCCCACGAGGCCCTGACCTTCTACGAAGCCGTACGGCTGCGCAATCCGTCGCTGGGCAGCGCGGCCTTCGGCGCCGCCCGCGCACGGCTCGCCCTCGGCGGCCCGGACGCCCTCGCCGACGCGATCGCCGCGCTGGACGCCGTGCCCCAGCACTCCCGGCACCGCACCGCCGCCCGTACCGCCGCCGTCCGCATCCACGCCGACCACGCCCGGGACGCCGACGGCCTCGGCACGGCGCTGCGGGGCCTCGCCGGCCTCTTCTCGGCGCACGGCCTCACCGACGAGCAGGCCCGCGTGCGGATGAAGGCGGAGGTGTGGGGCGTGGCGCACCGGCTGCTCGCCCCGCCCGACGGCGCCCCGCGGATGACCGGCGCCGAGCTGCGGGCGGTCGCCGCCAGGGCCGACCCGCTGCTCGAATTCCCGCCGGACGAGCGGCGGTTGCGCAAGGACCTGTCCCGCTTCTACCGGGGCCTGGCCCTCCAGGCCGCCCGCGACGCACCGCCGCGGGACACCGAGGTGCCGCTCGCCGAACTCCTCCTGGACCGCGCCTACGCGGTACGCCCCTTCGCCTTACGACACCACAGGGACACCCCATGGCCGGGCAAGAAGATCAGGAACTGGATCAGGAACAACGCTCCGACGCAACAAGGTGGTTGA
- a CDS encoding vWA domain-containing protein — MRGPRARVGLEVSQVVELPRPRPPGTAEPARMYAVLTVTVRRPGAHAPDGPAPDRPRPRLAEVLLIDHSSSMVIPPSRLAAARAAAVSALAKIPDGALFALVAGGDRTAMIYPRRPGLAVAHAESRAAAEAALYDCTPGGGTAMGTWLERARLLFRDLPAGGSGAYVRHALLLTDGKNEPGYESREDLNDRVRRCAGVFDCDVVGIGDAWETEELLLIAGALGGRTRAVEDLTRLPGELAALTGRAAERDVTGLRLRLYHRAGAHPHSLEQVHPTRTPLTPARTDLTGVETGAGGPVEEYELGPCGEETRAYLLCVGAPYDPAQLGKELLLTEVEIDAGEHGTEHLELPAPQPVLMRWTDDADLYSRLDPQVAHFQHEEELHRTFERACAELKRGAREEARTLLGTAWRLAGETGDTAMRDHLRRLVRVRDSERGTVELLDHIARFDVEAARIQSSMTVLPGGRPPRARTPGGPR; from the coding sequence ATGAGGGGGCCGCGGGCCCGCGTCGGCCTGGAGGTGAGCCAGGTCGTCGAGCTGCCCCGCCCGCGCCCGCCGGGGACCGCGGAACCGGCGCGGATGTACGCGGTCCTCACGGTGACGGTCCGCAGACCCGGCGCCCACGCGCCGGACGGCCCGGCCCCGGACCGGCCCCGCCCCCGCCTCGCGGAGGTGCTGCTCATCGACCACTCGTCCTCGATGGTGATCCCGCCGAGCCGCCTCGCCGCCGCCCGCGCGGCCGCCGTCAGCGCGCTGGCGAAGATCCCCGACGGAGCGCTGTTCGCCCTGGTCGCCGGGGGAGACAGAACCGCCATGATCTATCCCAGGCGGCCCGGCCTCGCCGTCGCGCACGCCGAGTCGCGGGCCGCCGCCGAGGCCGCCCTGTACGACTGCACACCGGGCGGCGGCACCGCGATGGGCACCTGGCTGGAGCGGGCCAGGCTCCTCTTCCGCGATCTGCCCGCAGGCGGATCCGGCGCCTACGTACGGCACGCCCTGCTGCTCACCGACGGCAAGAACGAACCCGGCTACGAGTCTCGCGAGGACCTGAACGACCGCGTCCGGCGCTGCGCGGGGGTCTTCGACTGCGACGTGGTCGGCATCGGGGACGCCTGGGAGACGGAGGAACTGCTCTTGATCGCAGGCGCGTTGGGCGGGCGGACCCGGGCCGTGGAGGATCTGACGCGGCTGCCGGGCGAGCTGGCCGCGCTCACCGGCCGGGCCGCCGAACGCGACGTGACCGGCCTCCGGCTGCGCCTCTACCACCGGGCCGGGGCGCACCCCCACTCCCTCGAACAGGTCCACCCCACCCGGACCCCGCTCACCCCCGCCCGCACCGACCTGACCGGCGTCGAGACCGGCGCGGGCGGCCCCGTCGAGGAGTACGAGCTGGGCCCCTGCGGTGAGGAGACCCGTGCCTACCTGCTCTGCGTCGGCGCGCCCTACGACCCGGCGCAGCTCGGCAAGGAACTCCTCCTGACGGAGGTGGAGATCGACGCCGGTGAGCACGGCACGGAGCACCTCGAACTCCCCGCCCCCCAGCCCGTCCTCATGCGCTGGACCGACGACGCCGACCTCTACAGCCGCCTCGATCCGCAAGTGGCCCACTTCCAGCACGAGGAGGAGCTGCACCGCACCTTCGAGCGGGCCTGCGCGGAGCTGAAGCGCGGTGCCCGCGAGGAGGCCCGGACGCTGCTCGGCACGGCCTGGCGGCTCGCGGGAGAGACCGGCGACACGGCGATGCGGGACCATCTGCGCCGCCTCGTCCGCGTCCGCGACAGTGAGCGCGGCACGGTGGAACTCCTGGATCACATCGCCAGGTTCGACGTCGAGGCGGCCCGCATCCAGTCGAGCATGACGGTCCTGCCAGGCGGCCGCCCGCCCCGCGCCCGCACCCCCGGCGGCCCCCGGTGA
- a CDS encoding extracellular solute-binding protein: protein MSRALAALRTLRAFLAACLLAVTAGACAGERDETLVVLGPWTGDEGEAFEAMLNRLDDGTGRTYTYQGTRSLRETLVAQLEAGDPPDVAILNSVGELTEYARAGRLRPLPAAAAARAYPPWAPPLAVDGTRRTYWVPLKVDLKSLVWSREGQSAASPEWCVGLASQATSGWPGTDWIEDILLHQAGPDVYTRWATGRLRWRDPRVREAWTTWADLLGDRSKASVDQSLTMSYVGTPDPADKGGADPRGLLGSVTPRCTHEHQSAFIRYVYAGDPVRADPSAGFLRGRSAHDGAYEVAGDMAAVFSDDPAARTLVERLSGKTARTLWRSEAKEELRPFFPDATDPQPTDPTGRRIAAILTEKARTLCFDASDAMPPVLRDAFHRAVLQYFGNPTGERLDELLGQLDAVREDAAPDTGPGRLPASGVCAAPGG, encoded by the coding sequence ATGAGCCGGGCCCTCGCCGCCCTCCGCACCCTCCGTGCATTCCTCGCGGCCTGTCTGCTCGCCGTCACCGCCGGTGCGTGCGCGGGCGAGAGGGACGAGACGCTCGTCGTCCTCGGCCCCTGGACCGGCGACGAGGGCGAGGCGTTCGAGGCGATGCTGAACAGGCTCGACGACGGCACCGGACGGACGTACACCTACCAGGGGACCCGCTCCCTGCGCGAGACGCTCGTCGCACAGCTGGAGGCGGGCGACCCGCCGGACGTGGCGATCCTCAACAGCGTCGGCGAACTCACCGAGTACGCCCGCGCGGGCCGCCTGCGCCCGCTGCCCGCCGCGGCCGCCGCCCGCGCCTACCCGCCGTGGGCGCCGCCGCTCGCCGTCGACGGCACGCGCCGCACGTACTGGGTACCGCTCAAGGTCGACCTGAAGAGCCTGGTGTGGAGCAGGGAAGGACAGTCGGCCGCATCCCCCGAGTGGTGCGTGGGCCTCGCCTCGCAGGCCACGTCGGGCTGGCCGGGCACCGACTGGATCGAGGACATCCTGCTCCATCAGGCGGGCCCCGACGTCTACACCCGGTGGGCCACCGGCCGCCTCCGCTGGCGCGACCCGCGGGTCCGTGAGGCCTGGACGACCTGGGCCGACCTCCTCGGCGACCGCTCCAAGGCGTCCGTCGACCAGTCCCTCACCATGTCGTACGTGGGGACCCCCGACCCGGCGGACAAGGGCGGGGCGGACCCGCGCGGGCTGCTCGGCTCCGTGACCCCGCGCTGCACGCACGAGCACCAGAGCGCCTTCATCCGGTACGTGTACGCCGGCGACCCGGTGCGCGCCGATCCGTCGGCGGGCTTCCTGCGCGGCCGCTCCGCCCACGACGGCGCCTACGAGGTGGCGGGCGACATGGCCGCCGTGTTCAGCGACGACCCGGCGGCCCGCACCCTCGTCGAACGGCTGTCGGGCAAGACGGCCCGCACGCTGTGGCGCTCCGAGGCGAAGGAGGAGCTGCGGCCGTTCTTCCCGGACGCCACCGACCCCCAGCCCACCGATCCGACGGGCCGGCGCATCGCCGCGATCCTCACCGAGAAGGCGCGCACGCTCTGCTTCGACGCCTCGGACGCGATGCCGCCGGTCCTGCGCGACGCGTTCCACCGCGCCGTCCTCCAGTACTTCGGGAACCCGACGGGCGAGCGCCTCGACGAGCTCCTCGGACAGCTGGACGCGGTGCGCGAGGACGCGGCGCCGGACACGGGGCCCGGCCGCCTGCCCGCTTCCGGGGTCTGCGCGGCGCCCGGCGGCTGA